The following proteins are co-located in the Malassezia restricta chromosome II, complete sequence genome:
- a CDS encoding mitochondrial inner membrane protease subunit 1: MAFSRVGKIGVATVQLMCLVHLINTHMFEVRSCRGASMVPTISPMGDLVFHVRLNFLRSLSKTPFASEDLKSRFPQVPRGMPSHKLDPSCGLGLRLGDLVVATSPSDPSRTVCKRILGMPGDTVLLDPRDHISESALQLAAHFEAGSHVMPYLRMHTGRTVTVPPGHVWLTGDNLANSTDSRHYGPVPMALIKGRVMARIYPSMHWYGSALKKVPKVMPHEEHRTDADETWAHYQA, translated from the exons ATGGCTTTCTCTCGTGTGGGAAAGATTGGCGTGGCAACTGTTCAACTCATGTGCTTAGTGCATCTGATTAATACACACATGTTTGAAGTACGAAGT TGCAGAGGTGCTTCGATGGTCCCGACCATTTCGCCTATGGGCGACTTGGTTTTCCATGTGCGCCTTAATTTTCTAAGGTCGCTTAGCAAAACTCCTTTCGCCAGCGAGGACCTAAAAAGTCGATTCCCACAGGTTCCTCGCGGCATGCCTTCCCACAAACTTGACCCCAGCTGTGGGCTTGGATTGCGTCTCGGCGACCTTGTTGTGGCTACTTCTCCAAGTGATCCATCTCGCACAGTGTGCAAGCGCATTCTCGGCATGCCAGGTGACACAGTGCTGCTAGATCCACGCGATCATATCTCAGAGTctgcgctgcagctggctGCCCATTTCGAGGCGGGGTCCCATGTAATGCCATATTTGCGTATGCATACGGGGCGCACGGTCACTGTTCCACCTGGGCATGTTTGGCTGACGGGCGACAATTTAGCCAACAGTACGGATAGCCGACACTATGGTCCTGTGCCTATGGCCCTAATCAAAGGACGAGTGATGGCACGAATCTATCCAAGTATGCATTGGTATGGATCTGCCTTGAAAAAGGTGCCTAAAGTTATGCCCCACGAAGAACATCGTACAGACGCTGATGAAACATGGGCGCATTATCAAGCTTAA
- a CDS encoding Aur1-inositol phosphorylceramide synthase: MSAAPAAQAPKREPWYRQTWLAVLAAAKRLSFSVSPRDNFKKLAAYKMSKQDGFKYGFMLPIAVFSMVIMAEPSFPYKLIIPLLYILVLCIPLTSQLFLPAAPILLWLLLFYSCRFIEVSARPHIWVSVLPTLETIWYGANISDILTRFGHPLLDILAWIPYGVVHFMAPFIVAAFLFVFAPEGSVKVFSNAFGFMNLVGVIIQIAFPCAPPWYELREGLTPANYSMRGSPAGLARIDAIFGGFGYTMAFSGAPVVFGAFPSLHAATATCEALFLSYFFPIKIKIGSLRFDARALYWTYCFWLYWSTMYLMHHYLIDLVAGGCLATFSFYFFRTEEVRNAMERREAMMEQAERAERGEPEDDGFKLEDMPSASTTTTNDPLFTIDEGDVERALTDTDPRPALESQNSNMARPAVAASASLR, translated from the coding sequence ATgtctgcagcgccagccgCGCAGGCACCCAAGCGCGAGCCGTGGTACCGACAGACATGGCTGGCTGTCTTGGCTGCAGCTAAGCGCCTGTCTTTTAGTGTGTCACCGCGCGACAATTTTAAAAAATTGGCAGCGTACAAAATGTCGAAGCAGGACGGCTTCAAATATGGCTTTATGCTCCCCATCGCTGTGTTTTCGATGGTGATCATGGCCGAACCCTCGTTTCCGTACAAGCTCATTATCCCACTTTTGTACATTTTGGTGCTCTGCATTCCCCTCACCTCGCAACTCTTTCTCCCTGCCGCACCCATTCTTTTGTGGCTGCTCCTTTTCTACTCCTGTCGTTTTATTGAAGTGTCCGCTCGCCCGCATATCTGGGTGTCTGTGCTTCCAACTCTTGAGACGATCTGGTATGGCGCGAACATCAGTGATATTCTCACGCGATTCGGCCATCCGCTGCTCGACATTCTTGCCTGGATTCCATATGGTGTCGTGCATTTCATGGCACCCTTCATTGTTGCTGCGTTCTTGTTTGTTTTTGCGCCTGAAGGCAGTGTCAAAGTGTTTTCAAACGCGTTTGGATTCATGAATCTCGTCGGTGTCATCATTCAGATTGCTTTCCCTTGCGCGCCTCCGTGGTACGAGCTACGCGAGGGACTCACACCCGCCAACTATTCCATGCGCGGATCCCCCGCTGGTCTCGCACGCATTGATGCTATTTTTGGTGGCTTCGGGTACACGATGGCATTCAGCGGCGCTCCTGTGGTGTTTGGCGCTTTTCCCTCCTTGCATGCGGCCACAGCTACGTGCGAAGCCCTCTTTTTGAGTTATTTCTTCCCCATAAAAATCAAGATCGGCTCGCTACGGTTTGACGCACGTGCGCTGTATTGGACGTACTGCTTTTGGCTCTACTGGTCGACCATGTACCTGATGCATCACTACCTCATCGACCTTGTAGCCGGTGGATGTCTTGCAACATTCTCATTCTATTTCTTCCGCACTGAAGAGGTGCGGAATGCCATggagcgtcgcgaggctATGATGGAACAGGCTGAgcgcgctgagcgaggcgaGCCTGAGGATGATGGGTTCAAGCTCGAAGATATGCCTTctgcatcgacgacgacaacTAACGATCCCTTGTTCACGATAGACGAAGGCGATGTCGAGCGAGCACTCACGGATACCGACCCACGGCCCGCGCTCGAATCTCAGAACAGCAACATGGCACGCCCCGCCGTAGCGGCCTCCGCTTCTCTTAGATGA
- a CDS encoding protein transport protein SEC23 has translation MNVDEVEDRDGVRLSWNVWPATKLEATRTVVPVAALYTPLKEREDLPPVLYEPVMCKPPCRAVLNPYCQVDVRGKLWICPFCLSRNPFPPHYKDISTTNLPAELLPKYTTIEYTLNRKSQIPPIFMYVVDTCMEADDLKALCESLVLSLSLLPPHALVGLVTFGTVVQVHELGYEGCPKSYVFRGSKDYSPKQIQDMLGLTPGSRPTPNLAGAAAPGGPSAQPRAPTSGQIGATRFMLPVSQCEYQLTNILEQLQRDPWPVANDKRPQRCTGAALSVAVGLLESTFQNTGARVMLFCGGACTEGPGQVVSTELRERIRSHHDIEKDNVKYFKRAVRFYENLGRRCAHNGHVIDVFSGCLDQVGLLEMHSLCNVTNGHQLLVDSFQMGIFKQSFNKIFEKDENDDLRMGFNATLEVQCTKELKVSGLIGHAISANKKSNCVGETEIGIGQTSAWKMCSITPRTSAGLYFEIATPAGQPLQPGARGLVQFVTHYQHASGQFRLRVTTIARNFADGESGHVSLSFDQEAAAVLMARIAVFKAEIDDSPDVLRWLDRMLIRLCQKFAEYRKDDPTSFRLSENFNIYPQFMFHLRRSQFLQVFNNSPDETAYYRHVLNCEDVNNSLIMIQPTLMSYGFEGPPQPVLLDSMSIRPDVVLLLDTFFHLLIFHGETIAQWRKAGYHEQEGYENFREILEAPQADAQELLMERFPIPRYIVCDQNGSQARFLLSKLNPSTTHMTGGAYGVSGKGAAIYTDDVSLQVFIEHLKRLAVGANSS, from the coding sequence ATGAACGTCGACGAGGTTGAGGACCGCGATGGTGTGCGTCTCTCGTGGAACGTGTGGCCAGCAACAAAGCTGGAGGCCACGCGCACGGTCGTTCCAGTGGCTGCATTGTACACGCCGCTGAAGGAGCGGGAGGACTTGCCGCCGGTGTTGTACGAGCCGGTCATGTGCAagccgccgtgccgcgccgtgTTGAACCCGTACTGCCAGGTCGATGTGCGTGGAAAGTTGTGGATCTGCCCGTTTTGCTTGTCGCGGAATCCATTCCCGCCGCACTACAAGGACATTAGCACCACCAACCTGCCTGCCGAGCTCCTCCCCAAGTACACGACGATTGAGTACACACTGAACCGCAAGTCGCAGATCCCGCCGATTTTCATGTATGTGGTCGATACATGCATGGAGGCCGACGATCTCAAGGCGCTGTGCGAGTCGCTCGTTCTCAGTCTGAGTCTCCTTCCGCCCCATGCCCTGGTGGGTCTGGTGACCTTTGGCACGGTCGTACAGGTGCACGAGCTGGGCTACGAAGGCTGTCCCAAGAGCTATGTGTTCCGTGGCTCGAAGGACTACTCGCCCAAGCAGATCCAGGACATGCTGGGCCTCACGCCCGGCTCGCGCCCCACGCCCAACTTGGCTGGTGcggctgcgccaggcggtCCATCCGCGCAGCCGCGGGCACCTACGAGTGGCCAGATCGGTGCGACGCGCTTCATGCTGCCTGTATCACAATGCGAGTACCAGCTCACGAACattcttgagcagctgcagcgtgACCCATGGCCCGTGGCGAATGACAAGCGGCCGCAGCGCTGCACAGGTGCGGCACTGAGCGTGGCCGTCGGCCTACTTGAGAGCACGTTCCAGAACACGGGTGCGCGCGTGATGCTGTTCTGCGGTGGCGCGTGTACGGAGGGCCCCGGCCAAGTGGTGTCGAccgagctgcgtgagcggATTCGCTCGCACCACGACATTGAGAAGGACAATGTCAAGTACTTCAAGCGCGCAGTGAGGTTCTACGAGAACCTCGGTCGTCGGTGCGCCCACAACGGCCATGTGATCGATGTGTTTTCTGGCTGTCTCGATCAGGTCGGTTTACTCGAAATGCATTCGCTGTGCAACGTGACGAACGGTCATCAGTTGCTGGTCGACAGCTTCCAGATGGGTATTTTCAAGCAGAGCTTCAACAAGATTTTCGAAAAGGACGAGAACGATGACCTGCGCATGGGCTTTAATGCGACACTCGAGGTGCAGTGCACCAAGGAGCTCAAGGTCAGTGGTCTGATTGGCCACGCCATATCGGCCAACAAAAAGTCGAACTGTGTCGGCGAGACAGAGATTGGTATTGGACAAACGTCGGCGTGGAAGATGTGCTCCATCACGCCCCGTACGAGCGCTGGTTTGTACTTTGAGATCGCGACGCCAGCTGGCCAGCCGCTgcagccaggcgcgcgtggcTTGGTCCAGTTTGTGACGCATTACCAGCATGCATCGGGTCAGTTCCGCCTTCGTGTGACGACGATTGCCCGCAACTTTGCCGATGGTGAGTCGGGTCATGTGAGTCTCTCGTTCGACCAGGAAGCCGCCGCTGTGCTCATGGCGCGTATCGCCGTGTTCAAGGCTGAGATCGACGACAGCCCCGATGTGCTCCGGTGGCTTGACCGCATGCTCATCCGTCTGTGTCAAAAGTTTGCGGAGTACCGCAAGGACGACCCGACTAGTTTCCGGCTCAGCGAAAACTTTAATATCTATCCTCAGTTCATGTTCCACCTGCGGCGCAGTCAGTTCCTGCAGGTGTTCAACAATTCGCCTGACGAGACGGCGTACTACCGCCATGTGCTCAACTGCGAGGATGTGAACAACTCACTCATTATGATCCAGCCAACGCTCATGTCGTACGGCTTTGAGGGGCCGCCGCAGCCCGTGCTGCTCGACTCGATGTCGATCCGTCCAGACGTGGTCCTGCTTCTCGACACATTCTTCCACCTGCTCATCTTCCACGGTGAGACGATTGCGCAGTGGCGCAAGGCGGGCTACCACGAGCAGGAAGGCTATGAAAACTTCCGCGAGATTCTCGAAGCGCCACAGGCCGATGCACAGGAGCTGCTCATGGAACGCTTCCCGATTCCACGGTACATCGTGTGTGACCAGAATGGCTCGCAGGCGCGTTTCCTGCTGTCCAAGCTCAATCCCTCCACGACCCATATGACCGGCGGTGCGTACGGCGTCAGTGGCAAAGGCGCCGCTATTTATACAGACGATGTCAGTCTACAGGTGTTTATCGAGCACCTCAAGCGCCTGGCTGTCGGTGCCAATAGCAGCTAG
- a CDS encoding DEP domain protein 5 yields the protein MPRYAGAPSGGTSRARTLPLSAPVSADYDEEQEENASASAVHMRPILLWTHDPPNFSQHDFVMNPAISLPNESDTELLMLMSASTFEEREAALTLGKDPMTLDTTRTLVFRAKQAVADAAVVARQPQLQLSVSRSIASLCHLSNRSQAVIMRTPREHHIITHMELYFRDQYMGRADMWRLALSRIDSCVYIGQVISLPTGLRAKVGRLFVHKHSVLSGYVDTSTKPIFRSESARCTIFIQMSKEMWEFDEHGELYYEKVLHGFLPDMLRRWKVIGTNHVVSLVLFTRVLYDESEKAYLNGLPLQCTSSGEWYVDYYKVVLDLDSLTQWPAVMRILKEEFYHFQHDILLRPVSPGADIDRRRLLGRFASAYQGNLLEAVNMELNSSNKHYIDRDLTRTGFLLIVLTAGTGHFHADKALLRLTTQRMFDQAISMDLVCLSQMPLHTVPLFHHKSTEPTKHSPSHDPLFQDATPRGSQYTYYSMPYWINCSFYQADHSHLRRRNRFVPRCRMNDIHLLELLGARKQHITLPYLLLPHASLPTASGSHAREQHDRDQFAPLHGMPSAPPPWPPDLQAEAPRPASLPATRWSQGSSTPSLSSAVSGQAVHRLPYQHAVGKAAPVVGETATTLLAVRSAASSRFQVPATMSDVLFRSPSWRSLLPWQRPTKISRGQSTTSGNASRVLNAVLRASHTKTAPTLIEHCTRAASHVVADTPTLDDGSDGMQPKLSPDTPRQLPVGPPTSHSSQHALLLRWQHVFLERANKHTVKWWSMSSPACLPLTTRYLPHARELATSWHEYPYTVSVHSDTSSIMLKRGASSSSPALRMLREMCAQRLSQGFQLVERPVFLPNMASPHHIVVRYPTELLRPGNFADGEPIYLSTMNQVHCITYNRQAGMIHVTRYIHKVPYDTTPTTYRCCVWPRAQVGYHPIDVHFQYPDPHAYNWAYLDSIIAGYEDTFTESLLYWRARFVVVPSEHPPNRIIARTGEYLNDEEVRLAGMDRLADLFARAEHFHDNESLRFLPTTLDPSCSMRDESFLCALTEMHDELERQRSHKDRAPMRDVASRSLAQLADDMLAASAELKIHSRQWHNVWYSDTFTGADLVTWLCRSFSDVHTRDEAVQLASRLQQAGHITHVLGVHGFMDGHYFYRLTRLRQDLTTSSTPMATSSSGTNKRKERRRVPLSRRMLIDVDPDRRSSRSEVAILHHDLAHNAENGFNFQIHWLGATARLIDDLVQTWTRAVERYGLRLVEAPIGQIKDVGLHNPFQAPVPISLVLDPPTQDMYLPTLERIHGTRNAHAPCEPTDHLESWITRHVFGRDPKHTDHLFETALLRHFGFVLDQEAQDHFPRDIEFHYSSRPNNFDYTQFVHRSGVAFVQMIGGPSGFLWLDNRLFNPRAHFIRGLSGGIKSKRAPPPDADHVRCTFQHMCQDRDALASFYDRVWGVLRRLCPSD from the coding sequence ATGCCCAGATATGCTGGGGCGCCGAGCGGTGGCACCTCACGAGCGCGGACCCTGCCGTTGTCCGCACCAGTGAGCGCAGACTACGACGAAGAGCAAGAAGAGAAtgcgtcggcatcggccgtgCACATGCGGCCCATTTTGCTATGGACGCATGACCCGCCCAACTTTTCCCAGCATGACTTTGTGATGAATCCGGCGATCTCGCTGCCGAATGAGTCTGACACGGAGCTGCTGATGCTGATGAGTGCTTCGACTTTTGAGGAGAGAGAGGCCGCGCTGACGCTTGGCAAAGACCCTATGACGCTGGacacgacacgcacgctgGTGTTTCGGGCCAAGCAAGCTGTGGCTGATGCGGCCGTCGTCGCAAGACagccgcagctgcagctATCTGTGTCCAGAAGCATAGCATCGCTGTGCCACCTATCGAACCGCTCGCAGGCCGTGATCATGCGCACACCGCGCGAGCACCACATTATCACGCACATGGAGCTCTACTTTCGAGACCAGTACATGGGCCGTGCTGACATGTGGCGCCTTGCGCTCTCACGCATTGACTCATGCGTCTATATCGGCCAGGTCATTTCCCTTCCGACCGGCCTGCGTGCGAAAGTCGGGCGCCTGTTTGTACATAAGCACAGCGTCTTGTCGGGCTACGTGGACACATCGACGAAGCCCATCTTTCGTTCCGAGTCAGCGCGCTGCACCATCTTTATACAAATGTCGAAGGAAATGTGGGAATTCGACGAACATGGTGAGCTGTATTACGAAAAAGTGCTGCATGGTTTTCTGCCTGAtatgctgcgccgctggaaAGTCATTGGGACGAATCATGTCGTGTCCCTCGTGCTTTTCACTCGAGTGCTGTATGATGAGAGCGAGAAGGCATATCTCAATGGATTGCCGCTCCAGTGCACGTCATCTGGCGAGTGGTATGTCGACTACTACAAGGTTGTGCTCGATCTGGATTCCCTTACGCAATGGCCTGCGGTGATGCGCATTCTCAAGGAAGAGTTTTACCATTTCCAGCACGACATTCTTCTGCGTCCCGTATCGCCAGGTGCCGACATCGATCGACGACGGCTGCTGGGCCGCTTCGCCAGTGCCTACCAAGGCAACCTTCTCGAGGCGGTGAATATGGAGCTCAATTCATCTAACAAGCACTATATTGATCGCGACTTGACCCGCACAGGCTTCTTGCTTATTGTGCTCACCGCTGGTACGGGACACTTTCATGCGGACAAGGCCTTGTTGCGCCTCACGACTCAGCGCATGTTCGACCAGGCCATCTCGATGGACTTGGTATGCCTCTCCCAAATGCCACTCCATACTGTCCCCCTCTTCCACCACAAATCCACGGAGCCGACAAAGCACAGTCCGTCTCATGATCCACTGTTCCAGGATGCGACGCCTCGTGGCTCGCAATACACGTATTACTCCATGCCGTACTGGATCAACTGCAGCTTCTACCAAGCGGACCACAGCCATCTGCGCAGACGCAATCGCTTTGTGCCGCGTTGTCGCATGAATGATATccacctgctcgagctcctgGGTGCCCGCAAGCAACACATCACGCTGCCTTATCTCTTGCTCCCTCATGCATCCTTGCCGACGGCCTCTGGCTCTCATGCGCGGGAGCAGCATGATCGGGACCAGTTCGCGCCtctgcacggcatgccgTCAGCGCCACCTCCCTGGCCACCCGATCTACAAGCCGAAGCACCGAGGCCCGCATCACTACCGGCCACGCGATGGTCACAGGGCAGCTCGACTCCCTCGCTGTCCTCCGCCGTATCCGGTCAAGCGGTGCATCGCCTGCCCTACCAGCACGCCGTGGGCAAGGCGGCGCCCGTCGTGGGTGAGACAGCTACAACCCTGCTCGCTGTGCGATCAGCCGCCTCTTCCAGGTTCCAGGTCCCTGCGACGATGTCAGACGTGCTGTTCCGCTCGCCATCATGGCGCTCCCTTTTACCCTGGCAACGACCCACCAAAATCTCGCGCGGGCAGTCGACGACGTCTGGCAACGCTTCGCGTGTCCTCAACGCTGTCTTGCGTGCTTCCCACACGAAAACTGCACCGACACTGATCGAGCACTGCACAAGAGCCGCATCGCACGTCGTAGCTGACACACCGACGCTGGATGACGGATCAGATGGGATGCAGCCCAAACTGTCGCCTGATACGCCGCGACAGTTGCCAGTGGGCCCGCCCACATCGCACTCGAGCCAACATGCACTCCTCTTGCGTTGGCAACACGTTTTTCTGGAGCGGGCTAACAAGCACACAGTCAAATGGtggtccatgtcgtcgccTGCCTGTTTGccgctcacgacgcgctACCTGCCTCATGCACGAGAACTCGCCACGTCCTGGCACGAATACCCATATACAGTGTCCGTGCACTCGGACACGTCGTCGATCATGCTCAAACGCggtgcatcgtcgtcgtcgccagCACTGCGTATGCTGCGGGAAATgtgtgcgcagcgcctgtcGCAAGGATTtcagctcgtcgagcgcccAGTCTTTCTGCCGAATATGGCGTCGCCGCATCATATCGTGGTGCGATATCCCACCGAACTCTTGCGTCCAGGTAACTTTGCCGATGGCGAGCCGATCTATCTCAGCACCATGAACCAAGTTCACTGCATCACGTACAACCGCCAAGCAGGCATGATTCATGTCACGCGCTACATCCACAAAGTACCCTATGATacgacgcccacgaccTACCGCTGTTGTGTATGGCCGCGCGCTCAAGTGGGATACCACCCTATCGACGTGCACTTCCAGTACCCAGATCCACACGCATACAATTGGGCGTACCTCGACTCGATCATTGCCGGCTATGAGGACACCTTCACCGAGTCGTTGCTGTACTGGCGTGCTCGCTTTGTCGTGGTCCCCAGTGAGCACCCGCCGAACCGGATTATCGCCCGAACAGGCGAGTATCTGAATGACGAGGAGGTGCGACTCGCGGGTATGGACCGCCTCGCCGACTTGTTTGCACGCGCCGAACACTTTCATGACAACGAGTCGCTGCGGTTTCTGCCGACGACACTTGATCCatcgtgctcgatgcgaGACGAGTCCTTCCTCTGTGCACTGACCGAAATGCATGACGAGCTAGAACGCCAACGCAGCCACAAAGACCGAGCGCCTATGCGTGATGTCGCTTCTCGGTCGCTagcgcagctcgccgacgacatgctggCGGCCAGTGCCGAGCTAAAGATCCACAGCCGCCAGTGGCACAATGTGTGGTATTCGGATACTTTTACTGGTGCTGACCTTGTGACATGGTTGTGCCGCTCATTCAGCGACGTGCATACTCGCGATGAGGCCGTGCAATTAGCGTCGCGTCTGCAGCAGGCGGGCCACATCACACatgtgctgggcgtgcATGGATTCATGGATGGTCACTACTTTTACCGGCTTACACGTTTGCGCCAAGACTTGACAACAAGTAGCACGCCCATGGCTACGTCGTCCTCAGGTACGAACAAACGCAAGGAGCGACGCCGCGTGCCACtctcgcgacgcatgctGATTGATGTGGATCCAGACCGGCGGAGCTCCCGCTCGGAAGTCGCGATCCTGCATCATGACCTCGCTCACAATGCGGAGAACGGCTTCAATTTCCAAATTCACTGGCTCGGCGCGACAGCACGCCTCATTGACGATCTCGTCCAAACTTGGACGCGAGCGGTCGAACGTTACGGACTGCGGCTCGTCGAAGCACCGATTGGGCAGATAAAAGATGTGGGGCTGCACAATCCGTTCCAGGCACCCGTACCTATCTCTCTCGTTCTCGACCCTCCGACGCAGGATATGTACCTGCCGACGCTAGAGCGCATTCACGGCACCCGCaacgcgcacgcgccgtgTGAGCCGACGGACCACCTCGAGTCCTGGATCACGCGGCACGTATTTGGCCGCGACCCAAAGCACACGGACCACCTGTTCGAGACGGCGCTCCTTCGACATTTCGGCTTCGTGCTGGATCAAGAAGCCCAAGATCACTTCCCCCGTGACATTGAATTCCATTACTCGTCTCGGCCCAACAACTTTGACTATACACAATTCGTTCATCGCAGCGGCGTGGCCTTTGTACAGATGATAGGCGGACCCAGCGGATTTTTGTGGCTGGACAACCGTTTGTTCAACCCACGCGCGCATTTCATCCGTGGCTTGAGTGGCGGCATCAAGTCCAAGCGGGCACCGCCACCCGATGCAGATCATGTGCGATGCACATTCCAGCACATGTGCCAGGATCGCGATGCACTCGCCTCCTTTTATGACCGTGTATGGGGCGTGCTGCGGCGATTGTGCCCCTCTGATTAG